A genomic region of Thermococcus sp. EP1 contains the following coding sequences:
- a CDS encoding TMEM165/GDT1 family protein, with translation MKEIFYVFIAIFLAELGDKTQLATMAFASKYGWMKAFLGAILGLAFVNLIGAFVGDKIGDALPLEVIHKGAGLLFILFGILMIFGKL, from the coding sequence ATGAAGGAAATTTTTTATGTTTTTATTGCGATATTTCTTGCAGAATTGGGTGATAAGACACAGTTAGCTACTATGGCATTTGCTTCCAAATATGGGTGGATGAAAGCATTTCTTGGGGCCATATTGGGGTTAGCCTTTGTGAATCTCATAGGAGCCTTTGTTGGAGACAAAATTGGAGATGCCTTGCCATTAGAGGTTATTCATAAGGGGGCAGGATTGCTTTTTATCCTGTTTGGGATTTTAATGATCTTTGGAAAGTTGTGA
- a CDS encoding aminotransferase class I/II-fold pyridoxal phosphate-dependent enzyme has product MRYRKHKYFVANRINLIQRSKIRELFERASKMENVISLGIGEPDFDTPQNIKDAAKRALDEGWTHYTPNAGVPELRNAISEYYADHHGIEIPVQNVLITAGAYEATYLAFESLLEDGDEVIIPDPAFVCYAEDAKVAEAKAVRLPLREENDFQPDPDELLELITKKTRMIVLNYPNNPTGATLDEDIAKAIADIAQDYNIYILSDEPYEHFLYDGAKHIPMIKYAPDNTILANSFSKTFAMTGWRLGFTIAPEEIIRDMIKLHAYIIGNVASFVQIAGVAALREEASWKAVENMKKEYAKRRNLVLEKLKEVPYIKAFKPKGAFYVFANIKETGMKSEEFAEWLLDKAGVVVIPGTAFGPNGEGYIRISYATRQENLLEAISRMKKALEAL; this is encoded by the coding sequence ATGCGTTATAGGAAGCACAAGTATTTTGTGGCAAATCGTATAAATCTAATTCAAAGGTCAAAGATTAGGGAGCTCTTTGAAAGAGCTTCGAAAATGGAAAATGTAATCTCTTTGGGGATAGGTGAACCCGATTTTGATACTCCTCAAAACATAAAAGATGCTGCAAAAAGAGCACTTGATGAAGGGTGGACTCATTATACTCCTAATGCAGGGGTCCCAGAATTAAGGAATGCAATCTCAGAGTATTATGCTGATCATCATGGCATTGAGATCCCAGTTCAAAATGTTCTCATAACTGCTGGGGCTTATGAGGCCACTTATCTTGCATTTGAGAGTTTATTAGAGGATGGGGATGAAGTGATAATTCCTGATCCAGCATTTGTGTGTTATGCTGAAGATGCAAAGGTAGCAGAGGCAAAGGCTGTTAGATTGCCACTGAGAGAGGAAAATGATTTCCAACCTGACCCGGATGAGCTCCTTGAGCTGATCACCAAGAAAACAAGAATGATAGTTCTCAACTACCCAAACAATCCTACTGGGGCAACTCTAGATGAAGATATAGCTAAGGCTATTGCAGATATTGCTCAAGACTATAACATTTATATTCTTAGTGATGAACCGTATGAGCATTTCCTTTATGATGGGGCAAAGCATATACCGATGATAAAGTATGCTCCAGATAACACAATACTTGCAAACAGTTTTTCAAAAACATTTGCTATGACTGGGTGGCGTTTGGGCTTTACAATTGCTCCTGAAGAGATCATCAGAGACATGATAAAGCTCCATGCTTATATCATTGGAAATGTTGCTTCATTTGTCCAGATTGCTGGTGTTGCTGCACTTAGGGAAGAAGCAAGCTGGAAGGCTGTAGAAAATATGAAAAAAGAATACGCGAAGAGACGGAATCTTGTTTTAGAGAAGTTGAAAGAAGTTCCATACATAAAGGCATTTAAACCTAAGGGGGCATTTTATGTCTTTGCTAATATAAAAGAGACTGGAATGAAAAGTGAAGAGTTCGCAGAATGGCTTTTAGATAAAGCTGGAGTAGTAGTAATTCCAGGAACGGCATTTGGTCCCAATGGTGAGGGATACATAAGAATAAGCTATGCTACAAGACAAGAAAATCTATTGGAGGCAATATCACGGATGAAAAAGGCCCTTGAGGCTCTTTAA